A stretch of the Sulfolobus acidocaldarius SUSAZ genome encodes the following:
- a CDS encoding glutamate-1-semialdehyde 2,1-aminomutase, whose amino-acid sequence MSEKYWNIASHFFAGGVNSPVRAAVKPYPFYVEKAEGAYLYTADNKQLIDYVLGYGPLILGHANEYVSKKIIEQVNKGWLYGTPSPIEIELARKISHHLPSAQKIRFVNSGTEATMLALRLARAYTGREKIIKFHGNYHGAHDYLLLDAGSAFTEFNVNVYNGIPKSIVNTIRICEYNDAECVEKLSKSEDIAGVIVEPVMGNMGVILPDEDFLERLREITLTYNSVLIFDEVITGFRLGLGGAQGTFNVTPDLTTLGKIIGGGLPIGAVAGKKEIIDMLTPAGKVFNAGTFNANPLTMTAGLATIEVLERENVHEVANRAVNVILEELINALDKKIPNNFVINHIGSMFQVFFGVKKVSNATEAKLANKEMYQKFHNLLLQRGVFIPPSQFETIFTSYAHKDAVVNTTLEILRKVVQEL is encoded by the coding sequence TTGAGTGAAAAATATTGGAATATAGCTAGTCATTTTTTTGCAGGGGGAGTAAACAGTCCAGTAAGAGCCGCAGTAAAACCTTATCCTTTTTATGTGGAAAAGGCAGAAGGAGCATACCTGTATACAGCTGATAATAAACAATTAATAGATTATGTGTTAGGTTACGGCCCTCTAATACTTGGGCATGCTAATGAATATGTAAGTAAAAAAATTATAGAACAAGTTAATAAAGGTTGGTTATATGGTACACCAAGCCCTATTGAAATAGAATTGGCAAGAAAGATATCCCATCATCTTCCATCAGCTCAAAAAATAAGATTTGTGAATAGTGGAACTGAAGCTACAATGTTAGCGTTAAGGCTTGCCAGGGCGTATACAGGAAGAGAAAAAATAATAAAATTTCATGGAAATTATCATGGCGCACATGACTATCTTCTGTTAGATGCAGGAAGTGCATTTACCGAATTTAACGTGAATGTTTATAATGGAATTCCTAAGAGTATAGTTAATACAATTAGAATTTGTGAGTATAATGACGCCGAATGTGTAGAAAAATTATCCAAAAGTGAAGATATAGCTGGAGTAATCGTAGAACCAGTTATGGGAAATATGGGGGTTATCCTACCCGATGAGGATTTTTTAGAGAGGCTAAGGGAAATTACACTAACTTATAATTCTGTTTTAATATTTGACGAAGTTATAACTGGATTTAGATTAGGTTTAGGTGGTGCCCAAGGTACGTTTAATGTTACCCCAGATTTAACCACATTAGGAAAGATAATTGGTGGCGGTTTGCCTATAGGAGCAGTAGCTGGAAAAAAGGAAATAATTGATATGTTAACACCAGCCGGTAAGGTATTCAATGCAGGTACATTTAATGCAAATCCGTTAACTATGACAGCTGGATTAGCTACTATAGAAGTTTTAGAGCGAGAAAATGTTCATGAAGTAGCTAATAGAGCTGTGAATGTAATATTAGAAGAATTAATTAATGCATTAGATAAGAAAATTCCAAATAATTTCGTCATAAATCATATAGGAAGTATGTTTCAGGTGTTCTTTGGAGTCAAAAAGGTTTCGAATGCAACAGAAGCGAAATTAGCTAATAAAGAAATGTATCAAAAATTCCATAACTTGTTACTTCAAAGAGGCGTATTTATTCCACCAAGTCAATTTGAAACCATATTCACATCATATGCACACAAAGATGCAGTAGTAAATACTACATTGGAAATACTGAGAAAAGTGGTTCAGGAGTTATGA
- a CDS encoding endonuclease (FEN-1; Rad2; similar to eukaryotic enzymes; endonuclease that cleave the 5'overhanging flap structure that is generated by displacement synthesis when DNA polymerase encounters the 5'end of a downstream Okazaki fragment; as 5'endo-/exonuclease and 5'pseudo-Y-endonuclease activities; cleaves the junction between single and double-stranded regions of flap DNA) — MDSKGRITSHLNGLFYRTISIIESGIIPIFVFDGKPPEKKSEEIERRKRAKEEAEKKLEKAKLEGEYREIRKYAQAAVRLSNEMVEESKKLLDAMGIPVVQAPGEGEAEAAYINSIDLSWAAASQDYDSLLFGAKRLVRNITISGKRKLPNKDVYVEIKPELIELESLLKKLGISREQLIDIAILIGTDYNPDGVKGVGVKTALRIIKKYNNIENAIEKGEIQLSKINFDIREIRKLFITPDVKKPTERLELAECDEREIVELLVKNHDFNEDRVNNGIERLKKAIKEAKSVEKQTGLDQWF; from the coding sequence ATTGACAGTAAAGGCAGAATAACGAGCCATTTAAATGGGCTATTTTATAGGACTATAAGCATAATAGAAAGTGGAATAATCCCCATTTTTGTATTTGATGGAAAGCCACCTGAAAAAAAGAGTGAAGAAATTGAAAGAAGGAAAAGAGCTAAGGAGGAGGCAGAAAAGAAATTAGAGAAAGCTAAGTTAGAGGGGGAGTATAGAGAAATTAGAAAATATGCGCAGGCTGCTGTTAGATTAAGCAATGAAATGGTAGAGGAAAGTAAAAAACTATTAGATGCTATGGGTATACCTGTAGTTCAAGCTCCAGGAGAAGGAGAGGCTGAGGCAGCTTATATAAATTCAATTGATCTCTCCTGGGCTGCTGCCAGCCAAGATTATGATTCCTTATTATTTGGCGCTAAAAGATTAGTCAGAAACATAACAATTTCAGGTAAAAGAAAGCTTCCAAATAAGGATGTTTATGTAGAAATAAAGCCTGAGTTGATAGAACTAGAGAGTTTATTAAAAAAACTCGGCATTAGTAGAGAACAGTTAATAGACATCGCGATTCTTATAGGCACAGATTACAATCCAGACGGAGTTAAAGGAGTTGGTGTAAAGACGGCATTAAGGATTATAAAGAAATATAATAATATCGAGAACGCAATAGAAAAAGGCGAAATTCAATTATCTAAAATAAACTTTGATATACGAGAGATAAGAAAATTATTCATTACACCTGACGTTAAAAAGCCTACTGAACGACTAGAATTAGCAGAATGTGATGAGAGGGAAATAGTAGAACTTTTGGTTAAAAATCATGATTTTAATGAAGATCGTGTAAATAACGGAATAGAGAGATTAAAGAAGGCTATAAAAGAAGCTAAGTCAGTCGAAAAACAGACAGGTCTTGATCAGTGGTTTTAA
- a CDS encoding delta-aminolevulinic acid dehydratase has translation MVNFPILRPRRLRSNKLLRDFVAQTHLNAANLILPIFVKDGINEPEQIQSMPDVYRYPPNDKLIKYVENVKEKGIKNIILFGIPAYKDEVASSAYAKDGVIQRALKMLRESFKDQILLIADECTDEYISHGHCGIVLRRNGNLVIDNDESLRIHSKIAVSQAEAGADVIAPSSMMDGVVGAIRRDLDEAGYKDVAIMAYSAKYASTFYSPFRDAAYSKPSFGDRRGYQMDPRNSYEAIKEVKLDIEEGADIVMVKPAHTYLDVIRIVKDEFPEYPLAAYHVSGEYSMIKAAAINGWIDEKTAVLEITTAIKRAGADLIITYYAEKIAEWIREGVPF, from the coding sequence ATGGTCAATTTTCCGATACTAAGACCCAGAAGATTGAGAAGCAATAAGTTGTTGAGAGATTTTGTTGCACAAACTCACTTAAACGCAGCTAATCTTATATTGCCAATTTTTGTAAAAGATGGAATAAATGAGCCTGAGCAAATACAGAGTATGCCTGATGTTTATAGGTATCCTCCAAACGATAAACTAATAAAATACGTTGAAAACGTCAAGGAAAAAGGAATAAAAAATATAATTTTATTTGGGATTCCCGCCTATAAGGATGAAGTAGCTTCCTCCGCATACGCGAAAGATGGTGTAATTCAAAGAGCTTTGAAGATGCTTAGAGAATCCTTTAAAGACCAAATTCTACTTATAGCTGATGAATGTACAGATGAATACATAAGCCATGGACATTGTGGTATAGTACTAAGAAGAAACGGTAACTTAGTTATTGATAATGATGAGAGTTTGCGTATTCACTCTAAGATAGCTGTAAGTCAAGCTGAAGCAGGTGCAGACGTTATAGCACCCTCGTCGATGATGGATGGAGTAGTAGGTGCAATAAGACGAGATCTAGATGAGGCTGGCTATAAAGATGTAGCTATAATGGCGTATAGTGCAAAATACGCATCGACTTTTTATTCACCGTTTAGAGACGCTGCATATTCTAAGCCCTCTTTTGGAGATAGAAGAGGATATCAGATGGATCCAAGAAATTCTTATGAAGCTATAAAGGAAGTGAAATTAGATATAGAGGAAGGTGCAGATATCGTAATGGTGAAACCTGCTCATACATACTTAGATGTAATAAGGATAGTTAAAGATGAATTTCCTGAGTATCCATTGGCTGCCTATCACGTTAGTGGCGAATATAGTATGATAAAAGCCGCTGCCATAAATGGTTGGATAGATGAAAAGACTGCCGTTCTAGAGATAACTACAGCGATAAAGAGAGCAGGAGCTGATCTAATAATAACCTACTATGCCGAAAAAATAGCTGAGTGGATAAGAGAAGGTGTTCCATTTTGA
- a CDS encoding glutamyl-tRNA reductase, protein MVDNIIDTDNYYAIVYTYKTIGLSKLYEHYIPEKDLINIRFSDTQVSLLQTCNRVELYLYTKDRNKINDILSKLNETHGKDISSNAIILRGKDAINHLYQVASGLDSLAIGEYEILGQIKEALTSCKKHSLCNEEIELLFNAAIKVGRKVRSLTNISKGKVGIYSIAIQKSLEVMGDLSDIKIAIVGAGEIGSKLSFMLKNNGARNLTIFNRNLDRALELSNKFGYNAELLDFQKVNGYDLVFIAINNSNPSQLRLDKPKLVIDLSVPPVVYKTSNVIYLDDLRVISDNIVLNKREDIKKAEAIINEEIQKFELLLNNYNINRLVSRFMSEIEWMREKEVDRAFNEILKNYADKDNIKEIIDKMTYSLIKKVFSPILEDLRKDPNNKKQIVEYLIEVFQNGQFSDTKTQKIEKQ, encoded by the coding sequence ATGGTAGATAACATAATTGACACTGATAATTATTATGCGATAGTATACACTTACAAGACAATTGGATTAAGCAAGTTATACGAGCATTATATACCAGAAAAAGATCTGATTAATATTCGTTTTTCAGATACACAAGTATCTTTGCTTCAAACCTGTAATCGCGTAGAATTATATTTATATACCAAAGATAGAAATAAAATAAACGATATTCTAAGCAAATTAAACGAAACTCATGGTAAGGACATTAGTAGTAATGCAATTATACTAAGAGGTAAGGATGCCATAAATCATTTATATCAGGTAGCCTCAGGACTAGATTCATTAGCTATAGGCGAATATGAGATTTTAGGTCAAATCAAGGAAGCCTTAACCAGTTGTAAAAAACATTCTCTGTGTAATGAAGAAATTGAGTTACTATTTAATGCAGCAATTAAGGTAGGAAGAAAGGTAAGATCACTGACTAATATTTCTAAGGGAAAAGTAGGAATTTACTCTATTGCAATACAGAAATCATTAGAAGTTATGGGCGATTTAAGTGACATAAAAATAGCAATAGTAGGAGCGGGAGAAATAGGATCAAAGTTATCCTTCATGTTAAAAAATAATGGCGCAAGAAATTTAACTATCTTTAATAGGAACCTGGACAGAGCATTGGAGCTTTCAAATAAATTTGGTTATAATGCAGAACTTTTAGATTTTCAAAAGGTAAATGGATACGATTTAGTATTTATAGCTATAAATAACTCTAACCCGTCTCAATTGCGTTTAGATAAACCTAAACTAGTAATAGATTTATCTGTCCCTCCAGTTGTATATAAAACTTCAAATGTTATTTATTTGGATGATTTGAGAGTTATTTCAGATAATATTGTATTAAATAAAAGAGAGGATATTAAGAAAGCTGAAGCAATAATTAATGAAGAGATTCAGAAATTCGAGTTGTTATTAAATAATTATAATATAAATAGATTAGTCTCTAGATTTATGAGTGAAATAGAATGGATGAGAGAGAAAGAAGTGGACAGAGCATTTAACGAGATACTTAAAAATTACGCTGATAAAGATAATATTAAAGAAATCATTGACAAAATGACATATTCGCTAATTAAAAAGGTCTTTTCTCCCATATTAGAAGATTTAAGAAAAGATCCAAATAATAAGAAACAAATAGTTGAATATTTGATCGAGGTGTTTCAGAATGGTCAATTTTCCGATACTAAGACCCAGAAGATTGAGAAGCAATAA
- a CDS encoding siroheme synthase translates to MSNLSSYLPLFINVEGLKVLVVGGGKVGTKRALKFAESKAIVYVVSLEFKDENELRLFDNIHLIKNDARYLPENFLSRFNIIVVATNDKELNERICETCKKLGKLCNNPTNPDSSNFIVPIYGIEKGVGIAITTFGKSSLTSKYILDLIRSNILNENIFSLVDTMGKVKEILKLNVTEPSIRFMFYSKIFYDDKFRYYVDRGEIDLAIQRAREIIYGR, encoded by the coding sequence GTGTCAAATTTATCATCATATTTACCATTATTCATAAACGTTGAAGGATTAAAGGTTCTAGTAGTAGGTGGTGGAAAGGTTGGTACTAAAAGGGCATTGAAATTTGCTGAGTCAAAGGCTATTGTATATGTTGTAAGTTTAGAATTTAAGGATGAAAATGAGTTAAGGCTATTTGATAACATTCATTTAATAAAGAATGACGCGCGTTATCTTCCAGAGAACTTTCTATCAAGGTTTAACATTATAGTAGTTGCGACTAATGATAAAGAATTAAATGAAAGAATTTGTGAGACTTGTAAAAAATTAGGAAAGTTATGTAATAATCCGACAAATCCTGACTCATCTAACTTTATAGTACCTATATATGGAATAGAGAAAGGTGTGGGTATAGCAATTACTACCTTTGGTAAATCTAGTCTTACTTCGAAATATATATTAGATTTAATAAGGAGTAATATATTAAATGAAAACATATTTAGCTTAGTAGATACAATGGGTAAAGTCAAAGAAATTCTTAAGTTGAATGTAACTGAACCCTCTATACGTTTTATGTTTTATTCAAAAATTTTTTATGACGATAAGTTCAGGTATTATGTGGATCGAGGAGAAATAGACCTAGCAATACAGAGGGCGAGGGAGATTATCTATGGTAGATAA